From Hyphomicrobiales bacterium, the proteins below share one genomic window:
- a CDS encoding protein phosphatase CheZ yields the protein MKSKVYRFESFSRNEPQSTPSEGGSFDNDQLKTIMDELAVLKSHICPLTEQSDGSKAPQTNSSIAEAIGIKNELDQIYEAIAKTKAEIASINSAGMQQSGSTPEDELDAVVSGTESATNQILNAVEQVEADATTLANTLVGDEGLIAVNIQEKVLSIYEACNFQDITGQRITKVVEALRFVSERTDRMIEIWGGMDSFEGVEAESMDTREGDDRLKNGPSLETDDNVASQDDIDALFG from the coding sequence ATGAAATCCAAAGTATATCGTTTTGAATCCTTCTCACGCAATGAGCCGCAAAGCACACCGTCTGAAGGTGGTAGTTTTGATAATGATCAGCTTAAAACGATAATGGATGAATTGGCGGTATTGAAATCTCATATCTGTCCATTGACTGAACAATCAGACGGTAGCAAGGCTCCTCAAACTAACTCGAGCATAGCTGAAGCCATCGGTATCAAGAACGAACTTGATCAGATTTACGAGGCGATTGCTAAAACTAAAGCTGAGATTGCCTCAATAAACAGCGCTGGTATGCAACAGTCTGGCAGCACTCCAGAAGATGAGTTGGATGCGGTTGTTAGCGGCACTGAATCTGCAACAAACCAAATTCTTAACGCGGTAGAACAGGTGGAAGCTGATGCAACCACGCTTGCAAACACGCTGGTTGGGGATGAAGGCTTGATCGCCGTGAACATCCAAGAAAAAGTTCTCTCGATTTATGAAGCTTGTAACTTCCAAGATATTACCGGCCAACGGATTACCAAAGTGGTTGAAGCTCTTCGGTTCGTGTCTGAACGGACCGACCGTATGATCGAGATTTGGGGTGGTATGGATTCCTTCGAAGGTGTCGAAGCGGAATCAATGGATACCCGCGAAGGTGATGATCGCCTTAAGAATGGCCCATCGCTTGAAACAGACGATAATGTTGCATCTCAAGATGATATCGACGCTCTTTTTGGATAA